Genomic DNA from Candidatus Nitronereus thalassa:
TTCCCCAGGTATCGAAGAAATTTCTGCTAGGTAGCATCCAAGCACAAACTAAACCCATGGGTCACTCTGGGGACACTATGCCCTGAGCAATAGCATATTTGGTCAACTCGGCGGTGGTGTGAAGATCTAACTCCCGCATAATATGGGACTTATGAAACTCCACGGTTTTGATGGAAATGTTGAGAATGGTCGCAATATCCTTGGTGGATTTCCCCTCTGCGACAAGTTGAAGCACCTCTCGCTGACGGGGAGTCAACTTGTCCGAAGGCACGGGGGACGGGGTTGAGGTCTGCAAACATGAATCGAGGACCTCTTTAGTAATCGCCGGAGTCATGTAACATTGATCCTTGAGTACGGCATGAATCGCTTGGATCAGTTCTGACCCGGCCGATCGTTTAAGCAAATATCCCGACGCCCCGGCGCGAAAGGCTTCGTTCGCGTAGCTGACATCCCCGTGCATGGTCAAAAAAATCAGCTTGGTGGTGGGGAGCAGTTTTTTGAGTTGACGAGCCGCGTCCAACCCATTGAGTTTCGGCATGGAAATATCAAGGACTATGACATCCGGTTCCAAGCGTGTGGCCATCTCCACCAAGGCGCGACCATCTTCTGCTAACCCGACGAGATCAAAATCATCTTCGAGAATTTTTCGTAGTCCCTCAAGAACGAGGGTATGGTCGTCAGCCAACAGCACGCGAGCCCGCATTATGAAGACTCCCGTGTCAGGGGCACCCACACCGAAATGTTGGTGCCTTGTCCCTTTCGAGAATCTATCGTCAAGGTCCCGTTCACATAACTCACGCGTTCGCGCATACCTACTAATCCCAATCCAGGTTTGTGATTCCGCACCATCTCAACATCAAATCCCTGACCATCATCGGCAATCGAAAGACGCAGCCCATCCTGTGTTCCTGTGAGCTCGATCACGACCTGGGAGGCCTGTGCATGTCGGGCCACATTTCTGAGGCTTTCCTGTGTGAGGCGATACAGGCACGCCGCAATGTCTTGTGGAATCGATTCCGGAACATCTTGAGTGCGAAAGGTCGCAGGAACATGCGCCCATTGGATAAATTCCTGAACGAACGATTGTAGTGCAATCTTTAATCCCAGGTCATCTAACACGGACGGATGCAATTGATAGGCTAATCGGCGTATATCATCCGAGATATTCGACACCTCGTCATAGAGCCTTGCCAGGGCGGCAAAATTCGGGTCAGTTTCCGCCATGCTCCGTTGAGTGGTTTGAATCGTCAAGGCCAAGACTGCCAGCCGTTGATTCATATCATCATGAAGTTCACGAGAAATTCTGCGCCGCTCCTCCTCTTGTGCGTTGACCAGGCGCTTGCCAAGCGCTTGGAGATTTCCCTGGAATCGACGAAGGTCCTGCTCGCGTTCCCTCACGGCTTGTTCCGCTTCTATACGAGGGGTAATGTCCAACCCAATGCCACCAATAAGGAGATCTTTTTGATCTCGGTGAACGGGAAATCCCAATAAGACCCAATGCCGACGTTTGCCCTGGGAATCCAATGTGGTTTCTTCGGATTCCCAAACCCCTCCCTTCATGACCGTATGGGAACCTATTTCCTTAAACATTTGGGCAATGTCATGGGGGAACAGTTGCTCATCAGTTTTCCCAAGACATTCGGCCTGTGAACGACCAAAGATTTTTTCAAACGGCTGATTCACATACACATACTTCCCACTTCGATCCCTCAGGAAGGCCACCGTGGGGGTATGATCCATAAAGGCTTGAAATCGTTCCTGGCTTTCACGCAACGCGCGTTCAATGTTTTTTCGGTCGGTAATATCCACTCCGGTTCCAATAATATGCTCCACTTCGCCCTTGTCATTTTTCAGGACAGAATTGGACCATGCGATCAAACGCTCCGTCTTGTCTTTGTCCATCCAACGGTTTTCCCCTTGGACGGGGGAATGCCCTGCCACCAACTTTCGAAAGACTTTCTTGACCTGTGGTAATTCTCGGGAATTAAAGATACCCAAGGCCCCAATATTTCGTCCAACCACATCCTGGTGGGCCAAACCCGTCACCTGTTCGCAGGCTCGGTTAAACCGCACGACTCGCCCTTGTCGATCCAGGACGATAACCAAGGCACCAGCCGTCTCAAGCACCGCATTGATAAAATTTCGTTCTTTCATCAGGGCCTGTTCCATATCTTTTCGATCATGAATATCCTGGTGAACGCCGCTCATACGCAGGGGAGCTCCCTTGCTATCCCGATCCACCACTTTGCCTGTATCCAATACCCATTTCCATTTGCCAGACTTCGTGCGCAGACGATACTCGGTCTGGTAAAAAGGTGTGTGACGATCAAGATGGGCTTCCAAGAGCTTCATCACCATCGCCCTGTCCTCGGGATGGATCATTTGTCGCCAGACTTCGACGGTCGGTTCAATCTCATGCTTGGCAAACCCCAGCATCTTGGCCCACCGTTCGTTAAAGAGCACTTCACCAGTTTGAATATTCCAATCCCAGATTCCGAGGCGCGCGCCAAACACGGCAAGGTCCAATCGCTCTTGGCTGGCTTGCAGGGCTTCTTCACTCTGCTTTTGTGTAGTGATATCCGTGATGAATCCCTCCAGAGCCACGACTTTGCCATCTGGCGAATAAATGGGCAGGCCTTGTTCCCAGACCCATTTGAGAGTCCCTTCAGCGGCGTTGATTCGATAGGTATAATGATACGGCTGCTTTTTTTTGAGTGCAGCTTGGGTATTTTTCCACACACGATCGCGATCGTCAGGGTGGATAACCTGTCGGCCCCACGAAATCTTGTGATTGCGCAATAAATCCTCAGGCTTGTAGCCAGTCAAGGCGAACGCACCTTCGCTCACGAATTCCAGGGTCCAGTCCCGATCATTTCCACAACGATAGGCCATGCCAGGAAGGTTTTTCATTAACGTCGAAATTCTTCGTTGGCTTTCCTGGAGCGCCTCTTCGGCCAATCGCCGTTCGGTGATATCGCGTAGGATGACTGTCATTAATTTTTTTCCACCGGTTTCGAATTGGGAGATCGAGGCTTCAATAGGAAATTCTTCGCCATCGGCACGCAAGGCAAATAAGGTTCCCAATGCCCCCATGGACCGAGTGGTTTCCCCTGCCTGCTTGAACCGTTGGATATGATCCTGATGCGCTTTCCGTAACGGCGCTGGAATAAACTGGTCGATCGTTTTGCCCATCACGACTGAAGATGCACAACGGAATATCCCCTCAGCGGCTTTATTAAACAGCACAATCCGACGCTGCTCATCGACCGTGATCACCGCATCCATGGCCGTATCGAGCACGCCACCGAACCAGGCTGTCTGTTTCAGCTTTTCCCGCTCGGCCAATTCTCTTTTGGATAAGTCCATCACGGCGATTTGAACGATCGGTTCACCTATTGCTTCCCGATCGGTTTCAAGAAGACTTTCCAGCCGGATCATGAGGGCGGAATGGTCCTGCCTGATAGGATTCAGTTCTAATATTTGTTTGGTCTTAGTTGCCAGGGTGCGTTGGAAATGTTGCCGAAACAGGATTTGATCAGATGGAGAAAAAAACCGATCCAATCGCGACCCAATGATGAAGGATCGTTTCGTCCCCAGGAGGTGACTGGCCGTGAGATTGGCTTCCAGCACCGTGCCAGTTGAATCGAGGGTGAGAAAACCTACCGGCGCAAAATCGTACAAATCGCTATAGCGATCTCGCGCGGTTTCGAGTTCGAGTTGGGTGCGACGCAGCTCTTCATTTTGCATCTCCAACTCGATTTGATGCACTTGAAGTTCATGGATGAGTGTTTGAATGTCCTCGGGGGACATCGCTTTGATCTGCCGACGAGTCGTCGTGAGGGCGGATTCCGCCCGTTGCCGCAAGTTTTTCGGACTCGCAGAGCCACGGCCTTTTGGCCTTGCAGGAACCTTGGCAGATGTCGCCTGTTTTCTCTTTCGGGCATGTGGAATCTTTTTCTTCACGCCTCTGCTCTTCACGCCTTGCGAATGGTGATATCTTCCATGGCCAAAAGTATCCGTGGCGTCTTGCCCGGCTCTTGAACGATTCGCCGAGCATTCAATAATAATTTTCGTTTCCCAATCCCAGGAAATTTCTGCTCCATAAGAAAATCCTGGAATGCGGTGTTGTGTGGCAACACTTCCTCCAACAGATGACGCAATTCTGGAACGTCCCATTCTCCTTGCCCGAGACTATACAGAAGTTTTTGTTCTACTTTGGGAGGAGTAAGCGCGAACGTGCGATAGAAGGCCTGATTCGCGGACACCACTCGCAAATCTCCATCTAAAATGATTAAGGATTCCCGCACGGCCTGAATAACACTTTGGGCAAATTCCTGTGCTTCCTGGGCGACGAGTTCCGATTGTTTGACCTGCGTAATGTTCAAGAAGGTCAGCACGAGTCCCTCGATGGTATTCTTGCCAGTCCGATAGGGCAAAATTCTGAGGTAATACCATTGTCCATCCGTGGCCTGAACTTCACGTTCTTGAAACACCAGCGTATCCAGAACGTGGCGGGCATCGTCGATCAGCTTGGTATCGATTAAATTCTGAACAATATCCTCCAGCGGGCGGCCCACATCCGTGGGGATGACTTTCACCACTTTTTTGGCTTCCGGTGTGAATCGCTTGATGTTCAGGTCGTTGTCCAAAAAAATGGTGGCGACTTCCAGACTGTTCAGCAAATTATGGAGGTCGTCATTGGCATCCGAGAGTTCGTTGATCTTTCCTTGCAATTCCGCGTTGACGGTCACCAGCTCTTCATTCAAGGATTGCAATTCTTCTTTTGATGTTTCGAGTTCTTCATTCGTGCTTTGTAATTCTTCATTGGTGGACTGCAATTCTTCATTCGTGGATTTCAACTCTTCGTTCGAGGTTTGCAGTTCCTCGTTCGTCTGTTGCAACCGCTGCTTAGTATAGTGCAACTCCTGAAGCACGCTGGCATCGGGCGTGTGTTTTCTCTTCGCGGTTCCTTTCGGGGAAGCGGGCGGCTTGGTCACGGCCTTGGGCTCAAACGTGACCATTAAAAACCCGCGTAGCGCTTCGGGGTCCTCAACCCGCTTCACTGTCACGTTCACCAACTCGTAGGCACCATTGGTTTTGACCCGGACTCCTTCCTTGACCACTGCGTCTTCTTGCCGACTGGCTTGATGAAGGGCGGCGGCCAGCTCATACCGCAATCCCTCGCGCGCCATGTTCAGCAAAATCAGATTGGGCTGGCCCTGGGCTGGCTCCAAATACGAGCCGGTCCGGCCATGGATATACACGATCTCGCCTCGTTCATTCACGATCACACTGGCCGGAGCGTATTCCTCCAATAACATGGTTTCGATCAAATCTGTCAGAGGAGGGGCCGGGCTGACAGGGAAAGGCTCGGACGCGCTGACAAGCTCGGCCGTGGACTTGCCTTTGCCCACCGAAAACTTTTGCAGCGTGGTTCGATCCGTTTCTCCGGCTTTTCGTTTATACAGTTTCCATTTTCGATCCACGACTTCAAATAGATGCTCTTCCATGTCGGCAATGGTTTCGGATGAACCCAGAAACAACAACCCGTTTGGGTTCAAGGCGTAATGAAACAGAGGAAACAGGCGACGTTGAGTCCGAGCCTCCAAATAAATGAGAAGATTTCGGCACGAGAGGAGATCTAATTTCGTAAAAGGCGGGTCCGTGAGCACATTATGCGGGGCAAAAATCACCATATCGCGGATCTCTTTCTTGATGCGAAAACTATGGTCCTCCTTGGAGAAGAACCGTTGCCTTCGTTCCGGGGTCACGTCATTGGCGATTCCCGCTGGATACAGGGCTTTCCGAGCCATGTCGATGGCCGGTTCGTCCAAATCCGTGCCAAAAATTTGGACTTGCAGCCTGATGTGTCGAGTCGTCATGTACTCCCGGATTAACATCGCCAGGGAATAGGCTTCTTCCCCGGTTCCACAGGCCGGGACCCACACCCGGACGTGCTCTCCATCGCGTTTGGAGTCGAGCAGTAACGGCAGGCCATGTGTGGCAAGGACATCGAAGGCCAGGGGATCGCGAAAAAAACTTGTGACGCCGATGAGAATTTCTTGGAACAGGGCATCCAGTTCAAAGGCATTGGCCATCAAGTAACGAAGGTATTGTTTGGGGGTTTCGATCTGATGCAGGTTCATGCGCCGCTCAATTCGCCGTCGGATGGTATTCGTTTTATACAAGGAAAAATCATTGCCCGTCCGATCACGCAGCAAGACGAAAATTTTCTGCAGAATCTGTCCGGTCTCCGTTTCCGGCATAATGGGGGATGGAACGGGCGTCAGGTACGGCCCTTTGACATAGGACAGTAATTGTTGGGGCATTTCTTGGGGTGGACGCACATAATCCACATTTCCGGTGGCGATGGCGCTAGTGGGCATTCCCTCATATTTGGCGGAATGAGGTTCCTGCGCCATGGTCATCCCGGATTCCCCTTTAATGGCCTTCAGTCCAAGGGTGCCATCTGAGCCGGTCCCCGACAGCACAATTCCAATCGCGTGGTGTTTCTGGTCCTCGGCAAGGGAACGGAAAAAATAGTCGATGGGCAAGGGAACACGGTCGGCCGACGCCGGCTCCAGCAGATGTAATACTCCGTTCAGAATGGCCAGCTGTTTTCCCGCCAGCGCGAGATAGACGGTGTTGGGTTTGACGGTGACCCCATCCACAACTTCCATGACGGGCATGGTTGTGCACTTTTGAAGAAGTGAGGAGAGTAAGCTGGCATGCCCTGGGTGCTGATGCGGCACCACAATAAAGGCCAAGCCACTGTCTGACGGCATCTGCGTAAAAAATTCCTCAAAGGCCTCTAAGCCCCCAGCCGAAGCGCCAATCCCCACCATAGGGAATCCATGATCCAGTTCTTTGTTGACTGGCACCTGGTTTTTCTTTGAAACCCTATTCCCTTTGGATGTATTGGAGGGAAGGGTAGACTGTGGCTTTGTTGATCTCTTTGGCGAAGGTGTCCTCTGTGTCACATTCTTCTTCTGAAGTTTCTTGGGACGGGCCTGAGGTTTCATGGGTTTGCGTTTTTCTGCCATCAGTCATGATCCGAAAATTTTCTAAGGCACTGAGATCTTCAAGACGCATCATATCCTTTTTAGATTCTCAAGAGATACCCTTCCCTTCTTATGTTTTCTCTATAAATAGGGAAGGAGCACTAGGGGAAAAACTTCTTAAAACTAGGAGAAAACCTGGTTCTTCCCCAATCACTCTCCTGATACCCTCCTTACTGGGAATGGTGAAAAAAGCATGTCCTGAGCAAAGTCGAAATGGCCGGCAGCCTTGAAAGTATTTTCTGTAGCCGCAGCATCTCATGCTGCCTCTTCCTGACGGCAGTAGCAATTGGTGCATCCGCAGAAGGCATTATGAGATCGTGCAGCTACACAAGAAATTTGGCGGCATTCCTATTAACAGCCCCAGGAGTAGACGGAAATTTGTAATCGGTAGTTCTTGCGGGACAGCTTATGAGAGAGGATTGGCCGTAATGGACTTTGCACAACAACGCAAACGGATGGTGGCGGAACAGATTGCCGCACGGGGCGTGCGCGACAGAAACGTGTTGAATGCCATGGGCAAGGTACGCCGAGAGGCGTTTCTGCCAAAATATTTGCAGGAACAGGCTTATGAAGACACCCCTCTCCCGATCGCGGAAGGACAGACGATCTCTCAGCCCTACATTGTGGCATATATGATCGAAGCGCTGGCGCTTCAAGGGGGTGAAAAAGTCCTCGAACTCGGCGCCGGGTCCGGTTACGCGGCGGCGGTTCTGGCTGAGATCGCGGGACAGGTGTATACCATTGAACGGATTGGCCAGTTGGCTGAAAAAGCCGCCTCTCATCTGATTGATGAAGGCTATGACAACGTGCATATCCTGCATGCCGATGGAACGCGAGGCTGGGTCGACCATACGCCGTTTGACGCCATTCTCGTGTCCGCCGGCGCACCCGAGGTTCCAGAATCCCTGAAAAACCAGCTTGCCATCGGCGGGCGTATGGTCATCCCCGTGGGCACCGATACGAGGGCGCAGGAACTGATCCGCATCACCCATCGGGAGGAGGGGCAATTCGACCGCGAAGACCTGGCGGATGTGCGTTTTGTTCCGCTCATTGGCGAAGAAGGCTGGGAGGTCGAAGAACCCCAACCGGAGACCACGCGGCCTCGCGTGATTCAGACAAGGCCACGGGTCAGCGAAACCCTTCCTGCTCTTCTTTCGCGTCGGGGCGAGTCCTTTGAGACACCGGAGGCAGCGGATCTCGATCCGCTGTTAGGCCGCATTGGCAACGCCCGTGTCGTGCTCATTGGCGAAGCAAGCCATGGAACGTCGGAATTCTATCGCTTGCGGGCATGCATCACGAAGCGGCTTATCGAAGAAAAAGGCTTCACCATCGTGGCCGCCGAAGCCGACTGGCCGGATGCGGCAAGGATTGATCATTATGTGCGCCATCGTGACGTGCCTCCATCTGAATGGACGGCGTTCGCTCGTTTCCCAACCTGGATGTGGCGCAATGAGGAGGTGCGTGATTTTATTGACTGGCTCCACAAGCACAACGCGCCGCTGGATATGCCGCAGCGCACCGGGTTCTATGGGCTCGACCTTTATAGCCTATATAATTCCGTGCGAGCTGTGATCAGTTATCTGGACGATGTCGATCCTGATCTCGCGACGATTGCGCGCTGGCGTTATGGCTGCTTGAGCCCATGGGAAGGAGACCCGGCAGCCTACGGCCATGCCGCACTCACGGGTGCTTATCGCAACTGCGAACAGGATGTCGTGCAAATGCTGTCCGAGCTGTACAGGAAACGGCAAGACTATGCACACAATGACGGTGAGCGATTCCTGGATGCTTCACAAAACGCCCATTTGATCGCGAATGCCGAGCGCTATTACCGGATCATGTATTACGGTTCGCGCGCCTCCTGGAACCTTCGCGACCGCCACATGTTCGATACTCTTGTGCGAGTCATGGACCACCATGGCAAAGGATCGAAGGCCGTAGTCTGGGCACACAATTCTCATATTGGCGATGCCTCGGCCACGGAAATGTCGGCACGCGGGGAATTCAATATCGGTGAGCTGTGTCGCAAGGCCTTTGGTGATGACTCCTATCGCATCGGATTTGGCACCGATCACGGGACCGTGGCGGCGGCTTCAAACTGGGACGGCCCCATGGAAGTCAAACTGGTGCGTCCCTCTCACCCGCAAAGCTATGAACAATTGTTTCATCGGACCAACAAGTCGGGTCTTATTCTTCCGCTCAAGGACGGCCATGTTCTGGATGTTGCCAGGGAACTCACCCAACCCCGGTTGGAGCGCGCCATCGGTGTGATCTATCGGCCAGAAACGGAAGTCGCCAGTCATTATTTCGAGGCCGAACTCCCGCGACAGTTCAATGAATATGTGTGGATCGACCGCACTAAAGCGGTCACCCCTCTGACAACGGGAGAAATGCAGGGCGTGCCTGACACCTATCCTTTTGGAGTTTAAATTTTTGAGGGAGAAAGATGAAGCAGACCGCACCCTCAGAGGAAGTCAGGGACCTGATGATCCAGTTTGCCGAGAAAACTGGAATCTCCACCCCAAAGACTTTACCAAAACGCTACTTGTGGACCGATGCTTTTGCGGTCTGCAACTTTCTGACCTTGTATCGTCAGACGGGCGACGAAGAATACATTCGTCTGGCCCTAAATCTCATTGATCAGGTCCACAACGTTCTTGGGAAGCACCGCGCAGACGATCCGCGAACCGGCTGGATAAGCGGCTTCAGTGACGAGGAAAGGCAACGCCATCCAACTGCTGGCGGTCTCAGGATCGGCAAGCCCCTCCCTGAACGAGGTCCCACTGATCCCTACGACGACCAGTCGGAATGGGATCGGGATGGACAATATTTTCACTACCTGACCAAGTGGATGCATGCACTGTGTCGAACCAGCATGGTCACGGGCAACCCGCAATATTGCCGCTGGGCGGTAGAACTCGCCCAAGCGGCTCATGATGGATTTCGCACTCTTCCCCAGCCTGACGGTAAAAAGCTCTTGTACTGGAAAATGAGCATTGATCTCTCGTACCCGCTTGTTCCTTCCATGGGCCTTCACGATCCGTTGGACGGCCTTATCACCTACCATGAACTTTCCTTGTGTACCCAAAAATTCACAGGAGCTCTCACAGGGCCGGACCTTACGTGGGAGCTTACCGACGCAGCCACCATGTGTGAAGGTCAACATTGGGAAACGACGGATTCACTTGGAATAGGTGGGCTGTTGTGTGATGCCTACCGTGTGGTCCAAATGACCGCGAAGGGACAGGCCAACATGTCAGGTTTACTGTTGGCACTGTTGAGGGCCTCGCAATATGGTCTTGGTGTCCTTGCCAGCCATGATCACTTAAACGATCCACCTGAATACCGTCTTGCATTTCGCGAATTGGGACTTTCAATTGGATTGAAGGCGATTGCGAACATGCGAGACATTGTTACCGCTCACCCCGACCTGTTTGACTATAGTCTCGCACAAGATCTTGAAGGCCTGATGGCCCATGTTCCGTTGATCGAAATCATAGAGGATTTCTGGCGGAAGCCCACCAATCAACACCAAGAAAGTTGGTTGGACCATCGCGATATCAACATGGTCATGCTCGCGACAAGCCTTTCACCAGAAGAATTTTTGTCGGTTTAATAAGGAATCCGGAAGGAGGGCTCGCATGATCACAAAAAA
This window encodes:
- a CDS encoding response regulator transcription factor, which gives rise to MRARVLLADDHTLVLEGLRKILEDDFDLVGLAEDGRALVEMATRLEPDVIVLDISMPKLNGLDAARQLKKLLPTTKLIFLTMHGDVSYANEAFRAGASGYLLKRSAGSELIQAIHAVLKDQCYMTPAITKEVLDSCLQTSTPSPVPSDKLTPRQREVLQLVAEGKSTKDIATILNISIKTVEFHKSHIMRELDLHTTAELTKYAIAQGIVSPE
- a CDS encoding PAS domain S-box protein, translating into MSPEDIQTLIHELQVHQIELEMQNEELRRTQLELETARDRYSDLYDFAPVGFLTLDSTGTVLEANLTASHLLGTKRSFIIGSRLDRFFSPSDQILFRQHFQRTLATKTKQILELNPIRQDHSALMIRLESLLETDREAIGEPIVQIAVMDLSKRELAEREKLKQTAWFGGVLDTAMDAVITVDEQRRIVLFNKAAEGIFRCASSVVMGKTIDQFIPAPLRKAHQDHIQRFKQAGETTRSMGALGTLFALRADGEEFPIEASISQFETGGKKLMTVILRDITERRLAEEALQESQRRISTLMKNLPGMAYRCGNDRDWTLEFVSEGAFALTGYKPEDLLRNHKISWGRQVIHPDDRDRVWKNTQAALKKKQPYHYTYRINAAEGTLKWVWEQGLPIYSPDGKVVALEGFITDITTQKQSEEALQASQERLDLAVFGARLGIWDWNIQTGEVLFNERWAKMLGFAKHEIEPTVEVWRQMIHPEDRAMVMKLLEAHLDRHTPFYQTEYRLRTKSGKWKWVLDTGKVVDRDSKGAPLRMSGVHQDIHDRKDMEQALMKERNFINAVLETAGALVIVLDRQGRVVRFNRACEQVTGLAHQDVVGRNIGALGIFNSRELPQVKKVFRKLVAGHSPVQGENRWMDKDKTERLIAWSNSVLKNDKGEVEHIIGTGVDITDRKNIERALRESQERFQAFMDHTPTVAFLRDRSGKYVYVNQPFEKIFGRSQAECLGKTDEQLFPHDIAQMFKEIGSHTVMKGGVWESEETTLDSQGKRRHWVLLGFPVHRDQKDLLIGGIGLDITPRIEAEQAVREREQDLRRFQGNLQALGKRLVNAQEEERRRISRELHDDMNQRLAVLALTIQTTQRSMAETDPNFAALARLYDEVSNISDDIRRLAYQLHPSVLDDLGLKIALQSFVQEFIQWAHVPATFRTQDVPESIPQDIAACLYRLTQESLRNVARHAQASQVVIELTGTQDGLRLSIADDGQGFDVEMVRNHKPGLGLVGMRERVSYVNGTLTIDSRKGQGTNISVWVPLTRESS
- a CDS encoding chemotaxis protein CheB, with translation MPVNKELDHGFPMVGIGASAGGLEAFEEFFTQMPSDSGLAFIVVPHQHPGHASLLSSLLQKCTTMPVMEVVDGVTVKPNTVYLALAGKQLAILNGVLHLLEPASADRVPLPIDYFFRSLAEDQKHHAIGIVLSGTGSDGTLGLKAIKGESGMTMAQEPHSAKYEGMPTSAIATGNVDYVRPPQEMPQQLLSYVKGPYLTPVPSPIMPETETGQILQKIFVLLRDRTGNDFSLYKTNTIRRRIERRMNLHQIETPKQYLRYLMANAFELDALFQEILIGVTSFFRDPLAFDVLATHGLPLLLDSKRDGEHVRVWVPACGTGEEAYSLAMLIREYMTTRHIRLQVQIFGTDLDEPAIDMARKALYPAGIANDVTPERRQRFFSKEDHSFRIKKEIRDMVIFAPHNVLTDPPFTKLDLLSCRNLLIYLEARTQRRLFPLFHYALNPNGLLFLGSSETIADMEEHLFEVVDRKWKLYKRKAGETDRTTLQKFSVGKGKSTAELVSASEPFPVSPAPPLTDLIETMLLEEYAPASVIVNERGEIVYIHGRTGSYLEPAQGQPNLILLNMAREGLRYELAAALHQASRQEDAVVKEGVRVKTNGAYELVNVTVKRVEDPEALRGFLMVTFEPKAVTKPPASPKGTAKRKHTPDASVLQELHYTKQRLQQTNEELQTSNEELKSTNEELQSTNEELQSTNEELETSKEELQSLNEELVTVNAELQGKINELSDANDDLHNLLNSLEVATIFLDNDLNIKRFTPEAKKVVKVIPTDVGRPLEDIVQNLIDTKLIDDARHVLDTLVFQEREVQATDGQWYYLRILPYRTGKNTIEGLVLTFLNITQVKQSELVAQEAQEFAQSVIQAVRESLIILDGDLRVVSANQAFYRTFALTPPKVEQKLLYSLGQGEWDVPELRHLLEEVLPHNTAFQDFLMEQKFPGIGKRKLLLNARRIVQEPGKTPRILLAMEDITIRKA
- a CDS encoding protein-L-isoaspartate(D-aspartate) O-methyltransferase — protein: MDFAQQRKRMVAEQIAARGVRDRNVLNAMGKVRREAFLPKYLQEQAYEDTPLPIAEGQTISQPYIVAYMIEALALQGGEKVLELGAGSGYAAAVLAEIAGQVYTIERIGQLAEKAASHLIDEGYDNVHILHADGTRGWVDHTPFDAILVSAGAPEVPESLKNQLAIGGRMVIPVGTDTRAQELIRITHREEGQFDREDLADVRFVPLIGEEGWEVEEPQPETTRPRVIQTRPRVSETLPALLSRRGESFETPEAADLDPLLGRIGNARVVLIGEASHGTSEFYRLRACITKRLIEEKGFTIVAAEADWPDAARIDHYVRHRDVPPSEWTAFARFPTWMWRNEEVRDFIDWLHKHNAPLDMPQRTGFYGLDLYSLYNSVRAVISYLDDVDPDLATIARWRYGCLSPWEGDPAAYGHAALTGAYRNCEQDVVQMLSELYRKRQDYAHNDGERFLDASQNAHLIANAERYYRIMYYGSRASWNLRDRHMFDTLVRVMDHHGKGSKAVVWAHNSHIGDASATEMSARGEFNIGELCRKAFGDDSYRIGFGTDHGTVAAASNWDGPMEVKLVRPSHPQSYEQLFHRTNKSGLILPLKDGHVLDVARELTQPRLERAIGVIYRPETEVASHYFEAELPRQFNEYVWIDRTKAVTPLTTGEMQGVPDTYPFGV